The following nucleotide sequence is from Paenibacillus odorifer.
TGGCCGATCGGTGTATCCTGCGATACAGGGTTTGGTGCGAGCAGCATGAGTTCTCCACAGCGCCGGTCTGCTTCAGTTAGATCTGCCTCATAGAGATTCAGGCGGTTGTTCAGTTCTCTTACTTGTTCTTTAACTGCTTCTCCTGCCACGCTGTCACCCTGTCGTAAAAGTCGTTCAACCTCTTTGGTCAGGCCGTTACGCTGGGCTCTCAACTGTTCCGTATCTTGGCGCAATTCGCGCCGTTTCTCATCCCATTCCAGCAGTTCATCCAGTGGGAAGTCGACTCTTTTCCAAGCCGTAATGTTTCTTACAAGTTCCTGATTGTCTTTGATCCAGTTCATATCCAGCATACCGTTTCGCTCCTTTTTGGTTAAAAAAACGCAAAAAACGCCCTCATCCATGGGACGAGGAGCGTCAGCTCGCGGTGCCACCCAGGTTGATCGAATCTCCTTAACTGCAGGAACAATCCGACCCTCTTTGGTCTTCGCGGTAACGGGCGAAACCCGGTGAACTTAGGGAGTTGTTGTAGACTCCGGTCGCAGACGCCTCACGGTTGGATGCCGATCATTGGCCTGATTGTTGGATTTAATATTGTTGCTTAGTATAACTTAAGAGCGGGAGGAGCGCAAGTGGTTATGGTTTGACAAAAATATCAATTCTACGTTAGGATTAGTATTAATTTAAAGTAATTTTGTCGGGATAATAAATAAAGCAGTGCGAGCTGCTTAAGTGGGATGGAAGAGGTGGAAAAGTGGCTAAAATTGTTGTGATTAACGGAACGCCTTCCCTGGTATCGCGTATCAATGCAGCTATAGAATATGCGGAGGCCAGCTTAACCAATCAGGGCTTCGAGGTTGAGCGTATTAACGTAGCAGAACTACCCGCGGAGGATTTGATTCACACTAAGTTTGAAAGTGAGTCTATCGTCAAAGCCAATGGCCTTGTAGCGGAAGCTGATGCGGTAATCGTGGTTAGCCCGGTTTATAAAGCTTCTTATACAGGCGTGCTGAAGACCTTTTTAGATCTGGTTCCACAAAAGGGATTGGCCGGAAAAGTTGTACTCCCGCTGTTCATGGGCGGCAGTCTTGCACATCTGCTCACAATTGATTACGCATTGAAACCTGTGTTGTCCGTACTGGGCGCACGTTACATTCTTGGCGGCGTTTATGCCGTGGATTCTCAAGTGGTTCGTAATGATCACGGAGTGGTAGAGCTTGCTGAGGAGCTGAAGCTACGCCTGAACGATGCATTAGATGAGCTTGCAGAAGAAACTACACATCGTGTGGAACGCAAGGCATAAGACTAAGTAGCAAGCCTTCTGTGCTTAGTGCTAATAACAAATGTATAAGCGTCTCTTTCATACCTGATACCAGGGGAGAGGGGCGCTTTTTGCATTATATAAGCTATAGCAAAAAGGCCATCTCACTAAGAAAGTAGAGAATGGCCTCTTTTTTATATAGGGATTGTATATATCCGGTCTTACAAATCGTCGAATCCGTTATCGTCGCCAACCTTACCATAGTTGCGGGACTTGGCTTCGAAGAAGTCAGTTTTGGTAGCATTAAGCGCATCATCGGAGAAAGGTTTGATCCAAGGCATACAGTTAACGTCAACACCTTGATAAGCTTTTTCCATACCCATCAAAGTCAGACGTTTGTTCGCTGTATATTTGATGTAGTCGCTAAGCTCGTTAAGATCAATGCCACGCACGTTAGTAAGTGTGTAGTAAGCCCAGTTGGTTTCGAGCTCTACCGCGCGGTCGATGGTACGGTATACGTAATCCATGTTTTCTTTGGTGTTCAGCTCAGGGAAGTCTACGAGCAGCTGCTTAAATACTTCTGCGAAGAAGTAGCAGTGCTGATTCTCGTCACGTTGAATATAAGAGATCATTTGGCTGGTCGCCATCATCTTCTGGTCACGGGCCAGATTGTAGAAGAAGGCGAAAGTGCTGTAGAAGAAAATCCCTTCCAAGATGAGATCTGCTACCAGCGCATGGAAAAAGGTCTGTCTCGTAGGGTTATCACGGAACTCTTGATAAATATCAGAGATAAACTGATTGCGTTCCAGCAGGACAGGGTCTTTTTTCCAATATTCAAAAATTTCCTTCTGCTCACTCTCCGACACGATAGAGGATAGAACATAGGAATAGGATTGGTTATGCACCACTTCTTGCTGCCCGATAATAGCGGAGATAGCTTCCAAAGAGGAATCGGTGAAATAACGCTTCACGTCGCTCACGAACATCGTCTGCATCGAATCCAGCACAGCGAGTAGGGAGATATTAATCTTAAATACGCGTTGTTCCTCGGCATCCAGCATCGGGAATTGTTGCGCATCCTTGGACATTGGAATTTCATCCGCGATCCAGTGATTAAGCAGCAGCACCTTATACAGCTTGTACATATGAGGCATGCGAATATCGTTCCAGTTCAGAATACCTGAGCATTCACCGTCGATAATGCGTGTGGATTGATTAGGTGCTTCAGTATTAAAAATCTTTTGTAATTGCATTTCTTATCCCTCCATTTTTTGCGCGGGTAATCTTTCTTTGGTGTCTTGTTCATAGAAAGACGGTGATGGAGTAACGGAGAGGAAGTTTGGAGCTGTAGGAGCGTCAGCGACCGCCCGAAAGCTTTCCGTAGGAAAGCTCGCATCGAAAGCATATGCTGTCATCGGATGTCATCCGCTAATAGCGGTAAAGATCAAGACATCTGATGACAATAGCGGCCGGAAGCCCAAACATTCCTCGCAGTTACGAAATTCATCATCGTTTTTCTATTCAGGGCACTAAGATAATTAGCTAGCGCAAGATTCACACTCTTCTATAGTCAAAGCACGGCTACGCACATAATAAGTTGATTTCAAGCCGCCCTTCCAGGCATTCAGATGCAGTTCCAGGAACTCGGTAGCCTTGATGTCAGGACGAACATACAGGTTAAAGCTTTGGCCTTGATCGACGTGACGCTGGCGAGCAGAAGCCATGCGGATCGACCAGTTTTGGTCAATTGTAAATGCTGTCTTATAGTACCAGATCGTTTTGTCGGACAGATCCGGTGCTGGGTTAGCGATCTTATAAGTTGTTTTCTCTTCATAGGATAGCAGTTCATACAGCGGATCAATGCTGGCGGTGGAGCCGGCAATAATCGATGTAGATCCATTTGGCGCAATGGCGAACATCCAAGCGTTACGCACGCCGTCCTTAGCTACTTCTTCTTGCAGCTCGCGCCATTGCTCAGTCGTTACATATTTACCTTCTTGCTCACCGCTAACATACCCGCGGGAAGTGAAGTATGCGCCAGTCTCCCAATCGGAGCCAGCAAATTTCGGATAACGGCCTTTTTCACGGGCAAGCTCCATGCTCGAACGAACCAACAGGTAGTTGATATGTTCATATAAATGATTGTTATATTCTACGGCTTCATCGGATTCCCAACGAATGCCCTTGAGTGCCAATAGATGATGCAGGCCGAATGTGCCAAGACCTACTGCGCGGTACTGGCTGTTCGTGTATTGTGCCTGCAGAACTTCAATATTATTAATGTCGATTACGTTATCAAGCATACGGACTTGGATCGGAACAAGTCTTTCTAATACGCCAGCTGGAATCGCCCGTGCCAAGTGAATTGAATTCAGGTTGCAGACTACGAAGTCGCCAGGGATTTTGGAAATAACGATCCGGGTCTGGCCATCTTTAGTTACTAATTCTTCTTGTTCAATTACTGTTGCAGACTGATTCTGCATAATTTCTGTGCACAGGTTGGAGGAGAAAACCATACCTTGATGACGGTTTGGGTTGGTCCGGTTCACGGTATCACGGTAGAACATGTACGGTGTACCCGTCTCTAGCTGTGATTTCATAATCCGTTTCATGATGTCGATCGCAGGAACAGTGATCCGGGATAATTCCAGGTTCGCTGTAGCTTCAGCATATTTTTCACGGAAAGTACCTTTGCCAAGCTCTTCATCGTAGAAATCTTCCAATCCTAGTGGACGGCCATTTTTATCAGTCCAGCCCATGACCTTTTTCACTTCATGAGGGCAGAAGAGGTTCCAGTGGCTGCGCGATTCTACAGCTTCCATGAACAGGTCAGGCAGGGAGACCCCGTGGAACACGTCATGTGCACGCATACGCTCGTCACCGTTGTTCAGCTTAAGATCAAGGAAAGCGAGAATATCTTTATGGAATACATCAAGATAAACAGCTACAGCACCCTTACGTGTGCCCAGCTGGTCTACGCTGACTGCTGTATTGTTCAACTGGCGAATCCAAGGGATTACGCCGGAGCTTGTGTTCTTGTGGCCACGGATATCCGAACCACGTGCCCGTACTTTTCCAAGGTAAACGCCGATGCCGCCACCCATTTTGCTTAGACGTGCTACGTCTGTATTGGAGTCAAAGATACCCTCTAGGGAATCGTCTACAGTATCAATAAAGCAGCTGGATAGCTGTCCAGCGACCTTTTTGCCGGCATTAGACATTGTAGGTGTAGCAGCAGTCATGTAGATGTTGCTCATAGCCCAATAAGCTTCTTTTACAAGCTCAAGACGTTTCTCAGCTGGCTCACGGTGCATCAGGTACATGGCAATAATCATATAACGTTCTTGTGGAAGCTCCATCACACGGCCGTCAAAATCATGCGCCAAATAACGGTCGGATAGCGTAAGCAGACCGATATAGTCAAACAAAAGGTCGCGTGTATAATCGATACACCCACCTAGTTCGATAATTTGTTCTTTGGTGTAATGACTTAGAAGTTCTTCGCGATAGATTCCTTTTTTCACGAGATCCGTAATTAGTGGATACAATTCACCGTAAGGCTCTTCTGGATAAGCTTTGTAGCGGCGATGAACAGCAGCTTTTTTATAAAGGGTTGTCAGAAGGGCGCGGGCAGCTGCGAACTTCCAGGTAGGCTCTTCTTTTGTTACAAGCTCTAGAGCGCTCATGGTGAAGGCGTTGCTGATTTCTTCTCCGCTTACCGAGTCACGACGCAGTTTGGAATTCACTCCACGCAGCAAAGTTTCTTTATTTAGTTGATCGAGACCTTCCAGAATACGGTCAGCGTAGACGGAAAGACGGTTCTCATCAAAAGCCAGTTGGCGATTATCCGGTTTTACTACGAATTGCGGCATGGTTAGTTCATCCCTTCTTATTTCAAATTAATTTTCAATATCAAAAATTGATATATTATAGCGCAGCAGGCTGCCACAGAAAGACCTCCGAGCCGTTCATGCTGGCCGGAATGTCGATAATGCGTTGGTTGGAGCTTCCCCGGTAGAGAAGCGTAGTATCTTTCAGTTCTTCTACAAATCTTCCATCTATTAACACCTGACACTGCTTAAGTAGATCCCATTCCGGCGTACCGGGAAGGGCTGTAAGTTCTTCGTACGTATAACCACTGTAAATCCAGATTGAGAAGCCTGGCAGTACAGCGCGAAGCTCATGAATGAACCCCAGCAACTCTTCTGCTGAGAAAAAAGGATCGCCGCCTGCCAGTGTCAGACCATCCAGCAAAGGGTTAGCGGCGATTTCTGCAATAATTTCATGTTGTCGTTCTAAGGTGAAGACTTCTCCATATTTAAAGTTCCATGTCTCGGGATTAAAACATCCCGGGCAACGATGGCGGCAGCCGCTGAGAAAGAGGACGGCCCGCATGCCCTCTCCCTCGTTAATCGACTCCGGATAGTAACCGCAAATATTCATAGATGCTTAACGCGATCCCGTACTTCAGCTTGTTTGGCGGCATTAAAGCGGGTCTGATAGTCGCCGGTTAAATAACCTGTAACTCTGCGCAAACGGCGGATGTGCACGTCATTCTCATGTGCGTTGCAGGAAGGACAGTTTGTCCCAATTACGCCTTCGTATCCACAGCTGGAGCAGCGGTCAATCGGATGGTTAATGCTGAAATAGCTGACCTGTTGTTCGAGCGCATATTTAATGATTTTGATAAAAGCCGATGGGTTGTTGCGGGCATTGCCGTTTAATTCGACATAAGAAATAGCCCCGGCATTGCAATATTCATGGAAAGGAGCTTCCAAGCTGATCTTCTGAGCAGCACCCAGATCGAAGTATACAGGGATGTGAAAAGAGTTCGTATAATATTCACGGTCGGTTACGCCCGGAATGGAACCCAGTACCTTGCGATCAACTTTTGTGAATTTACCGGACAAACCTTCTGCTGGAGTTGCGAACAGAGTGATGTTGAGATCCAGTTCCTCACTTTTCCGATCGCAATAGTCCCGCATATGACGCACAATAGCCAGCGCCTTGGCATGAACTTCCATATCCTCGCCATGGTGTTTGCCGTACATAGCTTTCATACATTCCGCCATACCGATGAAGCCAAGAGACAGACTGCCATGCTTTAGCAGATCGCCTACAGTGTCATCAGGTGCAAGATGCTCGCCGCCTTCCCAGACGCCTTCTCGCATCATGAAATCGGAAGCTTTAGCTTTTTGTGCGGTTTGAATGTGGAACCGATGAAGAAGTCCTTCCAGCGCAATATCCATATAATGATTTAGATCTTCATAGAAGCCAGCTTCGTCTGCGATGGTACGTCTGCCTGTTACTGTGCCGTGTGCCAGACCTAGCCGAACCAGATTCAGTGTATTAAAGGAAAGGTTGCCCTTTCCAGAGCAATGATTACGACCAAAACGGTCACCGAGCACTCGGGTTCGGCAGCCCATTGTAGCGAACTCCGTATCAGGATCACTTGGATCATAATACTGCAAGTTGAGCGGAGCGTCCAGATTAGCGAAGTTTGGATATAGTCTGCGCGCAGAACATTCAGCCGCTTTTAGGAACAGTTCATAGTTAGGATCGCCTTGTTGTTGATTGATTCCTTGCTTGCATTTGAAGATTTGAATCGGGAACACTGGTGTTTCTCCGCTGCCAAGTCCGTTCATAGTTGCTGTTAGCAGAGAACTGATCACAAGCTGACCTTCTGGTGAAGTACAAGTACCGTAGTTGATGCTGGTAAACGGTATTTGTCCACCGGATCGGCTGGACATGGTATTCAGATTATGTACCATACTTTCAGCCGCTTGCAGGGTTTCGATTTCGGTTTCCTTTAGTGCAAAACGGAACGCTCTTGGATATAACTCCGCCAGATCGGTCCGGCTCATCGTAATCTCGCCCAAAGATTCATCAGCTTGTCCTTCTTCAAAATAATCCAGACCCTTGCGGAACAGCTTGGCGAAGGATTTGGTTACATAAGGTGCCAGATCATAGTCGAGTTTATTGGCGGATACACCACCATATTGAGCATTTTGCTGGGATTGGAAAATAATCGCTACCAGAGACATAGCAGTCATTATTGAGTTCGGAGGACGAACGCTGCCGTTGCCGGTATTGAAACCTTCACGGAGAAGTTTATCAAACGGGATAAAAATACAGTTCGTCGTTCCAATCGCGTATTGATCCAGATCATGCACATAGACGACATTGTCATCAATAGCCTGCACTAGCTGCGGCGGCATCGTAAAATTGCGGGCGTACCATTTTGAATATTCACTGCCGAACTTGCTCATTTTACCGGAGAAACTCTCTCCATTCAAATTGGCATTCTCGCGCAATAGGTCCATATCCCGACTGTCGATAATATCCCGGCCTAAATCAATGAGCTCTTCTAAAAGAACTTCCCGTGCATTTTCTACTCCATTAAATTGTCTCTCCAACAACGTCATTGTACAGCTCTCCTCTCAGTATAAAAGAAAAACATCTATCATCAAATCCATATATCCATAGGAAGTTGGACTGCCATAAGCAGTCGTATATTTGTTCTGATTACATAAAAAAAGCATCCCCTACCCGAGGATGGCAGAAAATGCCCGATGCGTTATGTAAATATCCACACGGATATTTGCAGAGGTCTCTACGTAGATGACCGCATGCGGACACCATCCCTGTTCCTCGCAGGCATCAATAGTTGGTGTCGTCGAAACAGGTAGGTCTCCTGGCTTCCGTGGGATCTCTCGGCGCCTTCCCAAGGGTGTTCCTAACCCTCAGTGGCATCTGCCGGGAGATGTGGATTCTCAAGCTTCCCAGAAGCTTAAGAAGGCCATCCGGTTACAGTGGCGGGACCGCAGCGGATTCTCACCGCGCTTCCCTA
It contains:
- the ssuE gene encoding NADPH-dependent FMN reductase, whose translation is MAKIVVINGTPSLVSRINAAIEYAEASLTNQGFEVERINVAELPAEDLIHTKFESESIVKANGLVAEADAVIVVSPVYKASYTGVLKTFLDLVPQKGLAGKVVLPLFMGGSLAHLLTIDYALKPVLSVLGARYILGGVYAVDSQVVRNDHGVVELAEELKLRLNDALDELAEETTHRVERKA
- a CDS encoding ribonucleotide-diphosphate reductase subunit beta, yielding MQLQKIFNTEAPNQSTRIIDGECSGILNWNDIRMPHMYKLYKVLLLNHWIADEIPMSKDAQQFPMLDAEEQRVFKINISLLAVLDSMQTMFVSDVKRYFTDSSLEAISAIIGQQEVVHNQSYSYVLSSIVSESEQKEIFEYWKKDPVLLERNQFISDIYQEFRDNPTRQTFFHALVADLILEGIFFYSTFAFFYNLARDQKMMATSQMISYIQRDENQHCYFFAEVFKQLLVDFPELNTKENMDYVYRTIDRAVELETNWAYYTLTNVRGIDLNELSDYIKYTANKRLTLMGMEKAYQGVDVNCMPWIKPFSDDALNATKTDFFEAKSRNYGKVGDDNGFDDL
- a CDS encoding ribonucleoside-diphosphate reductase subunit alpha, which translates into the protein MPQFVVKPDNRQLAFDENRLSVYADRILEGLDQLNKETLLRGVNSKLRRDSVSGEEISNAFTMSALELVTKEEPTWKFAAARALLTTLYKKAAVHRRYKAYPEEPYGELYPLITDLVKKGIYREELLSHYTKEQIIELGGCIDYTRDLLFDYIGLLTLSDRYLAHDFDGRVMELPQERYMIIAMYLMHREPAEKRLELVKEAYWAMSNIYMTAATPTMSNAGKKVAGQLSSCFIDTVDDSLEGIFDSNTDVARLSKMGGGIGVYLGKVRARGSDIRGHKNTSSGVIPWIRQLNNTAVSVDQLGTRKGAVAVYLDVFHKDILAFLDLKLNNGDERMRAHDVFHGVSLPDLFMEAVESRSHWNLFCPHEVKKVMGWTDKNGRPLGLEDFYDEELGKGTFREKYAEATANLELSRITVPAIDIMKRIMKSQLETGTPYMFYRDTVNRTNPNRHQGMVFSSNLCTEIMQNQSATVIEQEELVTKDGQTRIVISKIPGDFVVCNLNSIHLARAIPAGVLERLVPIQVRMLDNVIDINNIEVLQAQYTNSQYRAVGLGTFGLHHLLALKGIRWESDEAVEYNNHLYEHINYLLVRSSMELAREKGRYPKFAGSDWETGAYFTSRGYVSGEQEGKYVTTEQWRELQEEVAKDGVRNAWMFAIAPNGSTSIIAGSTASIDPLYELLSYEEKTTYKIANPAPDLSDKTIWYYKTAFTIDQNWSIRMASARQRHVDQGQSFNLYVRPDIKATEFLELHLNAWKGGLKSTYYVRSRALTIEECESCAS
- the nrdG gene encoding anaerobic ribonucleoside-triphosphate reductase activating protein; this translates as MNICGYYPESINEGEGMRAVLFLSGCRHRCPGCFNPETWNFKYGEVFTLERQHEIIAEIAANPLLDGLTLAGGDPFFSAEELLGFIHELRAVLPGFSIWIYSGYTYEELTALPGTPEWDLLKQCQVLIDGRFVEELKDTTLLYRGSSNQRIIDIPASMNGSEVFLWQPAAL
- a CDS encoding anaerobic ribonucleoside triphosphate reductase translates to MTLLERQFNGVENAREVLLEELIDLGRDIIDSRDMDLLRENANLNGESFSGKMSKFGSEYSKWYARNFTMPPQLVQAIDDNVVYVHDLDQYAIGTTNCIFIPFDKLLREGFNTGNGSVRPPNSIMTAMSLVAIIFQSQQNAQYGGVSANKLDYDLAPYVTKSFAKLFRKGLDYFEEGQADESLGEITMSRTDLAELYPRAFRFALKETEIETLQAAESMVHNLNTMSSRSGGQIPFTSINYGTCTSPEGQLVISSLLTATMNGLGSGETPVFPIQIFKCKQGINQQQGDPNYELFLKAAECSARRLYPNFANLDAPLNLQYYDPSDPDTEFATMGCRTRVLGDRFGRNHCSGKGNLSFNTLNLVRLGLAHGTVTGRRTIADEAGFYEDLNHYMDIALEGLLHRFHIQTAQKAKASDFMMREGVWEGGEHLAPDDTVGDLLKHGSLSLGFIGMAECMKAMYGKHHGEDMEVHAKALAIVRHMRDYCDRKSEELDLNITLFATPAEGLSGKFTKVDRKVLGSIPGVTDREYYTNSFHIPVYFDLGAAQKISLEAPFHEYCNAGAISYVELNGNARNNPSAFIKIIKYALEQQVSYFSINHPIDRCSSCGYEGVIGTNCPSCNAHENDVHIRRLRRVTGYLTGDYQTRFNAAKQAEVRDRVKHL